The segment CTTGCCGGCTCCGGACGGTCCGACGGCGAGCACGCTGACGATGTCGGAGGGGTCGATGACGCCGGCGGCCACCCCGGGAGCGAGACTCAGGCTCACGGTGGACGCGTTGCAGCCGGGCGCGGCGATGCGGGTGGCTCCGCGCAGTCGGTCACGCTGCGTGCCGTCGCCGACGGGCAGCTCGGGCACGCCATACGCCCATGGCTCGTGGAAGGCGCCGCCGTAGAACGCATCCCAGGCCTCCTTCGAGACGAGACGGTGATCGGCGCCCGCGTCGATCACGAGCGGCACGGCGCCGAGCGCATCCGTGTACTGCCCGGACTGCCCGTGCGGGAGCGCGAGGAACACGATGTCGTGCCCGGCGAGGATCTCGGGCGCGGTGTCTTCCAGGGTCAGATGCGCCAGCGAGCGCAGGTGCGGCTGGTGCTGGATCAGGGGCTGTCCGGCGTTCGAGTGCGCCGTGACGGTGCGTATCTCGATCTCGGGATGGCCGGCGAGCAGGCGCAGGATCTCGCCGCCCGCATAGCCGGATGCGCCGGAGACGGCGACGGTATACGTCATGCTTCCACCTTAACGGTCGGGGCTCTCTCCCCCGGACGGGGGAACCCTCGGGAACGGGTCGGGGCCGAGGCGGCGACTCCCGCTCCCCCGATGCGCGTCGGCAGGGCTCGCAGGGTCGCCTAGAGTCGGCGGCCGCCGCGGCGCCGGCGCACGACGATCACGCTCGGAGCGAGCGTGTCGATGGCGGTGGCGGCCGGAAGCATGCTGTGACGATAGCGCGCGGCGGATGCGCGCGGCAAATCGGGTCTCAGCCCTCGGCGCTGCGGCGGAACTCCTCATCCCAGTCGCGCAGCTCGTCGCGCTCCACCAGCGAGTCCAACGAGACCTGGAAATGCAGTCCCTTGCGCGCGTTCACCTGCTTGACGTTCTCCAGCACCTGTGCGGAGACCGACGACAGCGCCTCCTGCACTTCGCGGATGCGCTCTTCGGGAGCCTCCCACAGCTGCGGGTTCTCGAGCAGGTCGTAGAGATAGTCGTGATCGAGCGCGGCGACCAGGCGGCCCAGCTTGTCGGTGTACTCGACCTCGGCCAGGGAGCGCTGCGCGGCGCCGGCCCTGGCATCCAGACGCGGGAAGAGCTGGCCGACGTTGGCGGTGAGCGTCTCGATGTCGTGGGCCGTCCGCGCCGCCACGGCATCGCCCTCGGCACCGAGGGCCGCATAGTCGTGCGACAGCGCGACCAGCCGCGCGAGTCGTTCGGCGATCGCCACAGGGATGACCGCGGTCTCCTCCCGCCGGCGCGCACGTCGGCGCACCGCCGCGACCGCGACGCCGGCGCCGGCGGCGGCGACGACCACGGCGATCGCCCCGGTGAGCAGCCACGCCCCGCCCGCCCCTGCTCCCGCGAGCTCGCTCGGGGCATCGGGCACGCCCTGCACGGGCGTCTCGGCCGTCAGCTGGCGCACGGTCTCGGTCAGCGCGCCCTGCAGGTCTCCCCCGGCTGCCGTCTCCGCCTCGTTCGCGATGCGCATCGCCTCATCGCCCGCGATGACGTGCGAATCGGCCTGCAGATCGCTGCCGACGGCCACGACGAGCGTGTCGTAGTCGCTGCCCTGGAAGAGCTGATCGAGCAGGTAGGTGGAGTACGCGGACTCGAGCACGGCGTCCTTGGGCAGCACGGCGACCCCCATCGAGCCGTCCTGGGGCACGACCTGCTCCAGCGCCTGGCGCAGGCCATCGGCATCCACGACGTCGGCACCGACGTACACCGTGCTCTG is part of the Microbacterium pseudoresistens genome and harbors:
- the argC gene encoding N-acetyl-gamma-glutamyl-phosphate reductase is translated as MTYTVAVSGASGYAGGEILRLLAGHPEIEIRTVTAHSNAGQPLIQHQPHLRSLAHLTLEDTAPEILAGHDIVFLALPHGQSGQYTDALGAVPLVIDAGADHRLVSKEAWDAFYGGAFHEPWAYGVPELPVGDGTQRDRLRGATRIAAPGCNASTVSLSLAPGVAAGVIDPSDIVSVLAVGPSGAGKSLKPHLLGSELLGTANPYAVGGTHRHIPEIRQALATASGAESADIRISFTPVLVPMARGILATSTAPIVDGVTDAQIRGAWEAAYAEETFVQLLPGGVFPRTADVLGANTALIGLAIDRAANRVTVVTAVDNLVKGTAGAAIQSMNIALGLPEDTALTTNGVAP